A stretch of the Argentina anserina chromosome 6, drPotAnse1.1, whole genome shotgun sequence genome encodes the following:
- the LOC126799444 gene encoding uncharacterized protein LOC126799444 — translation MRRYDMKKNRSKPKWVSLLLLCFSLSLRFTTVSPHSLPTDQDYEEFASIRTFRGEASDMPEVHCSRERSKAAWKVIEEYLMPYVEKERYEMPRTCRLHPENDLYRDQEQHKIRMDIYEWQCGYCKKRFYEEKFLDKHFDNRHHNLLNVSHSRCLADVCGALHCDVAMGAAPHKTKCNPTAAARNKHLCEGLADSCFPVNQGPSANRLHEFFLRQFCDALTCTERQKPFSQGRRKKQKSISYIVISVLTLMLLLLYYTYLYIYRSGIRRGTQELKRVSLMQSGRKKKPS, via the exons ATGCGAAGATACGACATGAAGAAGAACAGGTCAAAACCCAAATGGGTTTCTCTGCTGCTCCTCTGCTTCTCTCTATCTCTGCGGTTCACTACTGTTTCTCCTCATTCTCTGCCAACGGATCAG GATTATGAGGAATTTGCATCCATAAG GACTTTTAGGGGAGAGGCATCAGATATGCCCGAGGTACATTGTTCAAGAGAAAGGAGTAAAGCAGCATGGAAAGTAATTGAGGAG TATCTAATGCCATATGTAGAGAAAGAGCGGTATGAGATGCCAAGAACATGTAGGTTGCACCCTGAGAATGATCTATACAGAGATCAGGAACAACACAAAATCCGTATGGATATATATGAATGGCAGTGTGGATACTGTAAGAAAAGATTTTATGAGGAGAAGTTTCTTGACAAGCATTTCGACAACAGGCATCACAATTTGCTGAATGTG AGTCATAGTAGGTGCTTAGCAGATGTCTGCGGTGCGTTGCATTGTGATGTCGCAATGGGTGCTGCTCCGCATAAGACCAAGTGCAATCCTACTGCTGCTGCACGCAATAAACATCTCTGTGAG GGTCTAGCGGATAGTTGTTTTCCGGTGAATCAGGGTCCTTCAGCGAACCGTCTACATG AATTCTTCTTACGCCAATTCTGTGATGCCCTCACGTGCACTGAACGCCAGAAACCATTCTCTCAAGGACGCAGGAAG AAGCAGAAGAGTATATCATACATTGTTATTTCCGTTCTGACGCTGATGCTGCTGCTTCTTTACTATACTTATCTTTACATCTACAGAAG TGGAATTAGAAGGGGAACCCAAGAACTGAAACGGGTTTCACTCATGCAAAgtggaaggaagaagaagcccTCTTAG
- the LOC126799812 gene encoding LOW QUALITY PROTEIN: uncharacterized protein LOC126799812 (The sequence of the model RefSeq protein was modified relative to this genomic sequence to represent the inferred CDS: deleted 1 base in 1 codon; substituted 1 base at 1 genomic stop codon), protein MLALQRAVRRFHAIAGAPPLTRFSLHAPKYIEAEFGNGSVFNLSAEFLRVHSPAVDAKIRSIAGEKVIPGHRLVGIVSAERXPVGNYGVRILFDDWHETGIYSWEYLYHLGSNKFSLMRSYIKTLNKYGLRRDPPTRK, encoded by the exons atgctAGCGCTCCAGAGAGCGGTCCGGCGTTTCCACGCCATCGCTGGGGCTCCACCTCTCACCAGATTCTCTCTCCATGCGCCTAAATAT ATAGAGGCGGAGTTTGGCAATGGGAGTGTGTTCAATTTGTCAGCTGAGTTCTTAAGAGTTCACAGTCCAGCTGTTGATGCCAAAATTAGGTCCATTGCTGGTGAAAAG GTGATACCGGGACACCGTCTTGTGGGCATCGTGTCTGCAGAACGTTAACCTGTAGGAAACTATGGGGTGAG GATTCTTTTTGATGACTGGCAT GAGACTGGCATTTATTCGTGGGAATACTTGTATCATCTGGGAAGCAACAAGTTCAGCCTTATGAGAAGTTatatcaaaactctcaacaagTATGGACTCAGACGGGATCCACCTACAAGGAAATGA
- the LOC126798388 gene encoding protein WVD2-like 7 isoform X2 has product MGDSTCLMQPFSYASGIPNEAHEGNPVHALGHSVSFGRFMTESLDWEKWSSFSHNRYVEEAERYAQPGSVAQKKAFFEAHYKKVAAQRAAALLEQANAAAKSNNADPPKPRTMVPAPPKYMICEQELREKVKQRNGVRKKAGLDQFESIEIVKVADLVSEEEAEDTHREEEAVLVDTSGYNSSIDPQREEGAAFVDTSGYNSSIEMENCERVHPITEYPALGENSAVAELSTPMQETHTHKEETVMELEHSVTLQMEKPLLKESRRSDQEASVNQKKIIFSSKSSLLYHKAPKAPSSPSKTTAPCFPRRKSNATPLHKAPKTPTSPSKLTTPFPRRESNATPLLKVPKAPTSPARPTASCFPRREGNATPLHKAHKGPTSPAKPTASCFPRRESNGTPLHKKLSTASEDKKRSTPKSMQKSVSFTPIRELSRFTSTVMRKIENSRVGTSSSKTPKDSSILLKTPTMVSKNEVHKHPSLTPCSEKRRAKTPGDPTSVTGGKTFGPNWRSIRTENKAQSPFSSASFSLRTEERAASRKKKLEEKFNANEILQVQEKAELEIRKFRQSLCFKARPLPDFYKERKAPLKDEVKKVPVSNSQTAVGKKHSPRGAISVPPNESSFKSSGSRHAQIQARSKETPTCSLITRSLKAVHENTSPNIQSS; this is encoded by the exons ATGGGAGACTCGACCTGTCTCATGCAACCCTTCTCTTATGCTTCTGGAATTCCCAATGAGGCTCATGAG GGGAATCCAGTTCATGCTCTTGGGCATTCGGTTTCGTTTGGGAGGTTTATGACAGAGTCATTAGATTGGGAGAAATGGTCATCATTCTCTCACAATCGATATGTTGAAGAAGCTGAGAGGTATGCGCAGCCCGGCTCGGTTGCACAGAAGAAGGCTTTCTTTGAGGCACATTACAAGAAGGTTGCTGCTCAGCGAGCCGCGGCTTTGCTTGAACAAGCGAATGCAGCTGCAAAATCCAACAATGCTGATCCACCTAAACCCCGAACCATGGTCCCAGCTCCTCCAAAGTACATGATTTGCGAGCAGGAGCTAAGGGAGAAGGTGAAACAGCGAAATGGAGTTCGTAAGAAAGCTGGATTGGACCAATTTGAAAGCATTGAGATTGTGAAGGTAGCTGATCTTGTCTCTGAAGAGGAGGCTGAAGACACAcatagagaagaagaagctgtATTAGTTGATACCAGTGGGTATAACTCGAGCATTGACCCACAAAGAGAAGAAGGAGCTGCATTTGTGGATACTAGTGGGTATAACTCGAGCATTGAAATGGAGAACTGCGAAAGAGTGCATCCTATAACTGAATACCCAGCCTTGGGGGAGAACTCAGCAGTGGCTGAACTCTCAACGCCGATGCAAGAAACTCATACCCACAAGGAGGAAACTGTCATGGAGCTCGAGCACAGTGTCACACTTCAGATGGAAAAACCTCTGTTAAAG GAGAGTCGCAGGTCTGATCAAGAAGCTTCAGtgaatcaaaagaaaattattttcTCGTCAAAGTCATCATTACTGTATCACAAAGCACCTAAAGCCCCAAGTTCTCCATCCAAAACCACAGCTCCTTGTTTTCCAAGAAGGAAGAGTAATGCCACTCCATTACACAAAGCGCCTAAGACCCCAACATCCCCATCCAAACTCACTACTCCTTTCCCAAGGAGGGAAAGTAATGCTACTCCATTACTCAAAGTACCTAAAGCTCCAACATCTCCAGCTAGACCGACAGCTTCTTGTTTTCCCAGAAGGGAAGGTAATGCCACTCCATTACACAAAGCACATAAGGGCCCAACATCTCCAGCCAAACCCACAGCTTCTTGTTTTCCGAGGAGGGAAAGTAATGGCACTCCATTACATAAAAAGCTGTCAACAGCTTCTGAGGACAAGAAAAGATCTACACCAAAATCGATGCAAAAGTCTGTCAGTTTTACGCCCATCAGAGAGCTTTCTAGATTTACTTCAACAGTCATGAGAAAGATTGAAAACTCAAGAGTTGGTACTAGTTCTTCCAAGACACCTAAGGATTCCTCAATTCTTCTAAAGACTCCAACCATG GTGTCTAAAAATGAGGTGCACAAGCATCCTTCATTAACTCCTTGTTCAGAAAAGAGAAG GGCAAAAACACCCGGAGATCCCACATCAGTTACCGGAGGCAAGACCTTTGGGCCCAATTGGCGCTCAATCCGTACAGA AAACAAAGCACAATCCCCATTTTCATCTGCCTCTTTCAGCTTACGAACTGAAGAACGAGCTGCAAGTAGAAAGAAG AAGCTCGAAGAGAAGTTCAATGCTAATGAGATTCTACAAGTGCAG GAAAAAGCAGaattagaaattagaaagTTCCGTCAAAGCCTTTGCTTCAAAGCCAGGCCACTGCCTGATTTCTATAAAGAAAGAAAGGCACCACTCAAGGACGAGGTAAAGAAG GTTCCTGTTAGTAATTCACAGACGGCAGTAGGGAAAAAGCATAGTCCAAGAGGCGCAATCTCTGTACCTCCTAATGAGTCTTCATTCAAGAGTAGTGGCTCCAGGCATGCGCAGATCCAAGCAAGGAGTAAGGAAACCCCAACTTGCTCTCTCATTACACGATCTTTAAAGGCTGTTCATGAGAACACATCTCCTAATATTCAGTCCTCCTGA
- the LOC126799310 gene encoding myb-related protein 315-like: protein MGRQPCCDKVGLKRGPWTMEEDHKLMNFILNNGIHCWRMVPKLAGLLRCGKSCRLRWINYLRPDLKRGAFTETEENQIIQLHSCLGNRWSKIASHFPGRTDNEIKNHWNTKIKKRLKILEADSANNKAIEPKESIEDNNEIVTDISSELGQSNGLEPKLLQDNDNGNKGFEELSNEVELSAFDETADVLKNYEMFCRSLDLGAFMNQEVSNSSTTSSNNTSATTTATTNSSFSVEESNYNPSVSIGDQPLLQQNCLQQWVESVDSMLSWDGFNNLEQDLFFF from the exons ATGGGAAGGCAGCCTTGTTGTGACAAAGTTGGGTTGAAAAGAGGTCCATGGACAATGGAGGAGGATCACAAACTCATGAATTTTATCCTTAACAATGGGATTCATTGCTGGAGAATGGTTCCTAAGCTtgcag GATTGCTTAGATGTGGTAAAAGCTGCAGACTTAGATGGATCAATTATCTAAGGCCAGACCTCAAGAGAGGTGCTTTTACAGAAACAGAAGAAAATCAGATCATTCAACTACATTCATGTCTTGGTAACAG GTGGTCTAAAATTGCTTCACATTTCCCTGGTAGGACAGATAATGAAATTAAGAACCATTGgaatacaaaaatcaagaaGAGGTTAAAGATCCTCGAAGCAGACTCAGCGAACAACAAAGCTATTGAGCCAAAAGAAAGCATTGAAGACAATAATGAGATAGTTACTGATATTTCATCAGAACTAGGACAAAGCAATGGCTTGGAGCCGAAATTGCTGCAGGATAATGATAATGGGAATAAGGGATTTGAAGAACTCAGCAATGAGGTTGAGTTAAGTGCCTTTGATGAGACCGCTGatgttttgaaaaattatGAGATGTTTTGTAGGAGCTTGGATTTGGGAGCATTCATGAACCAAGAAGTTAGCAACAGCAGCACCACTAGTTCCAACAACACTAGTGCTACTACTACTGCTACAACTAATTCTTCATTTTCTGTGGAAGAGTCTAATTACAACCCTTCAGTTTCAATAGGTGATCAACCGCTATTGCAACAGAACTGTCTACAGCAATGGGTTGAGAGTGTAGATTCCATGCTCTCATGGGATGGCTTCAACAATTTGGAACAAGACCTATTCTTCTTTTAA
- the LOC126799619 gene encoding putative E3 ubiquitin-protein ligase RING1a: protein MVREEETRQSPRTQPREQNSVQIGSGTSGGTSLLFSPRFKSAAAMAGWDEESLLMASLIVEDTPEQDIKQKKRSVFRSKTPPTNSSRRKRVQRKSPISSIPVTVLDLDNVEATKEESVKEKVKPEIVVGNEEMKGWKDEKMSESSGASCSNSNSNLPRMDKLRDELSCAICLDICFEPSTTPCGHSFCKKCLRSAADKCGKRCPKCRQLMSNGRSCTVNTVLWNTIQLLFPQEVETRKAAGALNNHEEAERKIPDKAFSSSSSRNQSRRASSRDVALRRRRVVLSQDEDEDDPAPLAIRLQMRRAENQSQELGNLARPVRISAGREIRPMRRVSSRDANPTNSRRAPNQDEDAALALRLQREELLEAFRGTSDQSSASLSSARANLRAMASRATTRGAVTGFI from the exons ATggtgagagaagaagaaacaagaCAGAGCCCAAGAACCCAACCCAGAGAACAAAACTCAGTTCAGATCGGAAGTGGCACGAGTGGTGGGACCAGCTTGTTGTTCAGCCCCAGATTCAAATCGGCGGCCGCCATGGCCGGATGGGACGAAGAGAGTCTCTTAATGGCGAGCCTTATAGTCGAAGACACGCCGGAGCAAGATATTAAGCAGAAGAAACGATCTGTTTTTAGGTCCAAGACTCCACCCACCAATTCATCAAGAAG AAAGAGGGTTCAGCGAAAGAGCCCGATTTCTTCGATCCCTGTGACTGTTCTTGATCTTGATAATGTGGAAGCTACAAAAGAGG AGAGTGTGAAGGAGAAGGTGAAGCCTGAAATTGTTGTTGGGAAtgaagaaatgaaaggatggaAAGATGAGAAGATGAGTGAGAGCTCTGGTGCTTCATGCTCGAACTCGAACTCGAATCTTCCTCGCATGGATAAGCTCAGGGATGAGCTTTCTTGTGCT ATCTGCTTGGATATTTGCTTTGAACCCAGTACCACTCCTTGTGGACACAG TTTCTGTAAGAAATGCTTGCGATCTGCGGCTGATAAGTGTGGGAAGAGGTGCCCCAAATGCAGGCAGCTAATGAG CAATGGAAGATCTTGCACAGTGAACACAGTTCTATGGAACACGATTCAACTTCTCTTTCCTCAAGAAGTTGAAACTAGGAAAGCAGCTGGAGCATTGAATAATCATGAAGAAGCTGAGCGAAAAATCCCTGATAAGGCCTTTAGCAGTAGCAGCTCGAGGAATCAAAGCAGAAGAGCATCAAGCAGAGACGTGGCTCTAAGGAGAAGAAGGGTAGTTCTAAGCCAAGATGAAGACGAGGATGATCCTGCACCACTAGCTATAAGGTTACAGATGAGAAGAGCTGAGAATCAAAGTCAAGAACTTGGCAACTTGGCTCGACCAGTAAGGATATCAGCAGGCAGAGAAATTCGGCCTATGAGGAGAGTATCAAGTAGAGATGCAAATCCAACTAATAGTAGAAGGGCGCCAAACCAAGATGAGGATGCTGCGTTAGCTCTGAGGTTACAGAGGGAGGAGTTACTGGAGGCTTTTAGGGGAACCAGCGATCAATCTAGTGCCTCTCTTTCATCGGCTAGAGCAAACCTGAGAGCCATGGCATCTAGAGCTACTACTCGTGGTGCGGTAACCGGATTTATTTAG
- the LOC126798511 gene encoding peptidyl serine alpha-galactosyltransferase, producing MMGGFGLSLWMLVLLGLCVNGWSEMAPGRRVHTLFSVECQDYFDWQTVGLMQSFKKARQPGPITRLLSCTAEEKKKYRGMHLAPTFEVPSMSRHPKTGDWYPAINKPAGVVHWLKYSEEAKNVDWVVILDADMIIRGPIVPWELGAEKGYAVAAYYGYLIGCDNILAQLHTKHPEICDKVGGLLAMHIDDLRALAPMWLSKTEEVREDKAHWGTNITGDIYNSGWISEMYGYSFGAAEVGLRHKINDNLMIYPGYVPPEGVEPILLHYGLPFSVGNWSFSKLDHHEDGIVYDCGRLFPEPPYPKEVELMEPDADKRRGLFISLECINTLNEGLLLQHAANGCPKQKWSKYMSFLKSKTFAKLTKPKQLTAATLGIEEKVQVEERQGVDEPAKPYPKIHTLFSTECTPYFDWQTVGLVHSFYLSGQPGNITRLLSCTDEDLKQYAGHDLAPTHYVPSMSRHPLTGDWYPAINKPAAVLHWLNHVDTDAEYIVILDADMILRGPITPWEFKAARGQPVSTPYDYLIGCNNVLAKLHTRHPEACDKVGGVIIMHIDDLRQFALLWLHKTEEVRADRAHYATNITGDIFSSGWISEMYGYSFGAAELNLRHRISSEILIYPGYAPSPGVKYRVFHYGLEFKVGNWSFGKANWRNTDVVNRCWAQFPDPPDPSTLDKTDNNILQRDLLSIECIKTLNEALRLHHERRKCPDPNSLSNVNSDAEDELVVSRKFGKMNASSFVENNHEQKNQSRDVSEPTETDGMFSSVRFWVIALWALCGFGFLAVASVLFSGRKGKGKRGKSYRIKRRNSGSAFVDVNRHLQVPL from the exons ATGATGGGTGGCTTTGGCTTATCACTGTGGATGCTTGTGCTTCTGGGTTTGTGTGTTAATGGCTGGTCGGAAATGGCGCCGGGTCGGAGGGTCCATACTCTGTTCTCTGTGGAGTGTCAGGATTACTTCGACTGGCAGACTGTAGGTCTTATGCAAAGCTTCAAGAAGGCCCGGCAACCCGGCCCGATCACCCGACTGCTCAGCTGTACCGccgaggagaagaagaagtacaGAGGCATGCATTTGGCTCCTACTTTTGAGGTGCCTTCTATGAGTAGGCACCCCAAGACTGGTGACTG GTACCCTGCCATTAACAAGCCTGCTGGAGTTGTGCACTGGCTTAAGTATAGTGAAGAAGCTAAGAATGTTGATTGGGTTGTGATACTGGATGCAGACATGATCATACGGGGGCCGATTGTTCCTTGGGAACTTGGTGCCGAGAAAGGCTATGCTGTGGCAGCTTATTATgg GTATTTGATTGGATGCGATAATATTCTGGCTCAATTGCATACAAAGCACCCAGAAATTTGTGATAAAGTTGGTGGGCTCTTAGCAATGCATATAGATGATCTTCGAGCATTGGCACCTATGTGGCTATCGAAAACAGAAGAGGTGCGAGAAGATAAGGCTCACTGGGGAACTAATATAACTGGAGACATTTATAACAGTGGATGGATCAGTGAGATGTATGGATATTCTTTTGGTGCAGCAGAG GTTGGTCTTCGGcacaaaataaatgataacttgatgatcTATCCAGGATATGTTCCACCAGAGGGTGTTGAGCCTATCCTTCTTCACTATGGCCTACCATTTAGCGTGGGAAACTGGTCCTTCAGTAAATTAGATCATCATGAAGATGGTATCGTTTATGATTGCGGTCGTCTCTTTCCTGAACCTCCTTATCCAAAAGAG GTTGAACTGATGGAACCAGATGCAGACAAAAGGCGGGGTCTTTTTATAAGTCTAGAGTGCATTAACACTTTGAACGAGGGACTATTGCTTCAACATGCAGCAAATGGTTGTCCTAAGCAGAAGTGGTCAAAATACATGAGCTTTTTGAAGAGCAAAACTTTTGCTAAGCTGACTAAACCAAAACAGCTGACTGCTGCCACTTTAGGAATTGAAGAGAAGGTACAGGTTGAAGAACGCCAGGGTGTAGATGAACCTGCGAAGCCATATCCAAAAATACACACGTTATTTTCCACAGAATGCACCCCTTACTTTGATTGGCAGACTGTTGGACTTGTCCACAGTTTTTACCTCAGTGGACAACCTGGAAATATCACGCGATTACTTAGTTGTACTGATGAAGATCTAAAGCAATATGCTGGCCATGATCTGGCCCCAACACATTATGTTCCTTCCATGAGTCGACATCCATTAACGGGCGATTG GTATCCGGCAATTAACAAACCTGCTgcagtccttcattggctgAATCATGTAGATACTGATGCAGAGTACATAGTGATTCTTGATGCTGATATGATTTTAAGAGGCCCAATTACGCCATGGGAATTCAAAGCAGCACGTGGCCAGCCAGTTTCAACCCCCTATGA CTATCTTATTGGCTGTAACAATGTGCTCGCAAAGCTTCACACCCGCCATCCAGAAGCCTGTGACAAAGTTGGGGGTGTCATCATCATGCATATAGATGATCTTCGTCAATTTGCTTTACTATGGTTGCATAAAACTGAGGAGGTTAGGGCAGACAGAGCTCATTATGCCACAAATATTACTGGAGATATATTTTCATCTGGTTGGATAAGTGAGATGTATGGTTACTCATTTGGTGCAGCAGAG TTGAACCTAAGGCATCGCATAAGCAGTGAGATACTGATATACCCAGGATATGCTCCTTCACCCGGTGTAAAATATAGAGTTTTCCACTACGGATTGGAATTCAAAGTTGGTAATTGGAGTTTTGGCAAGGCAAATTGGAGGAATACTGACGTGGTTAATAGGTGCTGGGCTCAGTTTCCAGACCCACCAGACCCTTCAACACTTGACAAGACGGACAATAACATACTCCAGAGGGATCTTCTTAGCATAGAATGCATCAAGACACTAAATGAAGCATTACGGTTGCATCATGAGAGGCGGAAGTGTCCCGATCCTAATTCCCTGTCCAATGTAAACTCAGATGCAGAAGATGAACTTGTAGTATCAAGGAAATTTGGCAAGATGAATGCAAGTTCTTTTGTAGAAAACAACCATGAGCAGAAGAATCAGTCTCGGGACGTTTCAGAACCTACCGAGACAGATGGGATGTTTAGTTCTGTCAGGTTCTGGGTTATTGCTCTATGGGCACTTTGTGGCTTCGGCTTCTTGGCAGTTGCATCAGTGTTGTTTTCTGGTAGGAAAGGGAAAGGTAAAAGAGGTAAAAGTTATAGAATTAAGAGAAGAAATTCAGGTTCAGCATTCGTGGATGTTAATAGGCATTTACAAGTACCATTGTGA
- the LOC126798388 gene encoding protein WVD2-like 7 isoform X1 — MGDSTCLMQPFSYASGIPNEAHEGNPVHALGHSVSFGRFMTESLDWEKWSSFSHNRYVEEAERYAQPGSVAQKKAFFEAHYKKVAAQRAAALLEQANAAAKSNNADPPKPRTMVPAPPKYMICEQELREKVKQRNGVRKKAGLDQFESIEIVKVADLVSEEEAEDTHREEEAVLVDTSGYNSSIDPQREEGAAFVDTSGYNSSIEMENCERVHPITEYPALGENSAVAELSTPMQETHTHKEETVMELEHSVTLQMEKPLLKESRRSDQEASVNQKKIIFSSKSSLLYHKAPKAPSSPSKTTAPCFPRRKSNATPLHKAPKTPTSPSKLTTPFPRRESNATPLLKVPKAPTSPARPTASCFPRREGNATPLHKAHKGPTSPAKPTASCFPRRESNGTPLHKKLSTASEDKKRSTPKSMQKSVSFTPIRELSRFTSTVMRKIENSRVGTSSSKTPKDSSILLKTPTMVSKNEVHKHPSLTPCSEKRRAKTPGDPTSVTGGKTFGPNWRSIRTDCSKIVSACRNKAQSPFSSASFSLRTEERAASRKKKLEEKFNANEILQVQEKAELEIRKFRQSLCFKARPLPDFYKERKAPLKDEVKKVPVSNSQTAVGKKHSPRGAISVPPNESSFKSSGSRHAQIQARSKETPTCSLITRSLKAVHENTSPNIQSS, encoded by the exons ATGGGAGACTCGACCTGTCTCATGCAACCCTTCTCTTATGCTTCTGGAATTCCCAATGAGGCTCATGAG GGGAATCCAGTTCATGCTCTTGGGCATTCGGTTTCGTTTGGGAGGTTTATGACAGAGTCATTAGATTGGGAGAAATGGTCATCATTCTCTCACAATCGATATGTTGAAGAAGCTGAGAGGTATGCGCAGCCCGGCTCGGTTGCACAGAAGAAGGCTTTCTTTGAGGCACATTACAAGAAGGTTGCTGCTCAGCGAGCCGCGGCTTTGCTTGAACAAGCGAATGCAGCTGCAAAATCCAACAATGCTGATCCACCTAAACCCCGAACCATGGTCCCAGCTCCTCCAAAGTACATGATTTGCGAGCAGGAGCTAAGGGAGAAGGTGAAACAGCGAAATGGAGTTCGTAAGAAAGCTGGATTGGACCAATTTGAAAGCATTGAGATTGTGAAGGTAGCTGATCTTGTCTCTGAAGAGGAGGCTGAAGACACAcatagagaagaagaagctgtATTAGTTGATACCAGTGGGTATAACTCGAGCATTGACCCACAAAGAGAAGAAGGAGCTGCATTTGTGGATACTAGTGGGTATAACTCGAGCATTGAAATGGAGAACTGCGAAAGAGTGCATCCTATAACTGAATACCCAGCCTTGGGGGAGAACTCAGCAGTGGCTGAACTCTCAACGCCGATGCAAGAAACTCATACCCACAAGGAGGAAACTGTCATGGAGCTCGAGCACAGTGTCACACTTCAGATGGAAAAACCTCTGTTAAAG GAGAGTCGCAGGTCTGATCAAGAAGCTTCAGtgaatcaaaagaaaattattttcTCGTCAAAGTCATCATTACTGTATCACAAAGCACCTAAAGCCCCAAGTTCTCCATCCAAAACCACAGCTCCTTGTTTTCCAAGAAGGAAGAGTAATGCCACTCCATTACACAAAGCGCCTAAGACCCCAACATCCCCATCCAAACTCACTACTCCTTTCCCAAGGAGGGAAAGTAATGCTACTCCATTACTCAAAGTACCTAAAGCTCCAACATCTCCAGCTAGACCGACAGCTTCTTGTTTTCCCAGAAGGGAAGGTAATGCCACTCCATTACACAAAGCACATAAGGGCCCAACATCTCCAGCCAAACCCACAGCTTCTTGTTTTCCGAGGAGGGAAAGTAATGGCACTCCATTACATAAAAAGCTGTCAACAGCTTCTGAGGACAAGAAAAGATCTACACCAAAATCGATGCAAAAGTCTGTCAGTTTTACGCCCATCAGAGAGCTTTCTAGATTTACTTCAACAGTCATGAGAAAGATTGAAAACTCAAGAGTTGGTACTAGTTCTTCCAAGACACCTAAGGATTCCTCAATTCTTCTAAAGACTCCAACCATG GTGTCTAAAAATGAGGTGCACAAGCATCCTTCATTAACTCCTTGTTCAGAAAAGAGAAG GGCAAAAACACCCGGAGATCCCACATCAGTTACCGGAGGCAAGACCTTTGGGCCCAATTGGCGCTCAATCCGTACAGA TTGCTCAAAAATTGTGAGTGCCTGCAGAAACAAAGCACAATCCCCATTTTCATCTGCCTCTTTCAGCTTACGAACTGAAGAACGAGCTGCAAGTAGAAAGAAG AAGCTCGAAGAGAAGTTCAATGCTAATGAGATTCTACAAGTGCAG GAAAAAGCAGaattagaaattagaaagTTCCGTCAAAGCCTTTGCTTCAAAGCCAGGCCACTGCCTGATTTCTATAAAGAAAGAAAGGCACCACTCAAGGACGAGGTAAAGAAG GTTCCTGTTAGTAATTCACAGACGGCAGTAGGGAAAAAGCATAGTCCAAGAGGCGCAATCTCTGTACCTCCTAATGAGTCTTCATTCAAGAGTAGTGGCTCCAGGCATGCGCAGATCCAAGCAAGGAGTAAGGAAACCCCAACTTGCTCTCTCATTACACGATCTTTAAAGGCTGTTCATGAGAACACATCTCCTAATATTCAGTCCTCCTGA